In Achromobacter spanius, the following proteins share a genomic window:
- a CDS encoding ABC transporter substrate-binding protein: MKRTTTLTAAAVLGLGLSLGLTLPAAALADVKIGLLTTLTGPGSVLGQDQLDGFMLAVEQGGGKLGGVPVQVIKEDDQFKPEVGVQAARKLVQSDKVPIITGVVYSNVMLAVVRPVTTAGVFLVGSNAGPTNLAGKDCSPYFFSTSWNNTQRHEGSGEMAKQMGFKKVYLLAPNYQAGKDAMAGFKRFYKGEIANEVFTQVNQPDYSVELAALADAKPDAAYVFFPGGMGVNFVKQYRQAGLFGKIPLLSVDTIDGATLPALQQDALGAVTNVPYSPDLDNAANKAFAAAFRQKYGREPSSYAAQSFDAAQLIGSALKKTGGKVDDKDVLRKALEAADFASVRGEFRYQPNHFPVAGFFRADVQADADGKVAFVNKGPIFADLSKVSDQYAAQCVMK; this comes from the coding sequence ATGAAACGCACCACCACGCTGACCGCAGCCGCGGTCCTGGGCCTGGGCCTGAGCTTGGGCCTGACCCTCCCCGCTGCCGCACTAGCCGATGTGAAGATCGGCCTGTTGACCACATTGACCGGCCCCGGCTCGGTGCTGGGGCAAGACCAACTGGACGGCTTCATGCTGGCCGTGGAGCAAGGCGGCGGCAAGCTGGGCGGCGTGCCGGTGCAGGTCATCAAGGAAGACGACCAGTTCAAGCCCGAGGTGGGCGTGCAGGCCGCGCGCAAGCTGGTGCAAAGCGACAAGGTGCCCATCATTACCGGCGTGGTGTATTCCAACGTGATGCTGGCCGTGGTGCGGCCGGTGACCACGGCCGGCGTGTTCCTGGTGGGGTCCAACGCCGGCCCGACCAACCTGGCCGGCAAGGACTGTTCGCCGTATTTCTTTTCCACGTCCTGGAATAACACGCAGCGCCACGAAGGCAGCGGCGAAATGGCCAAGCAGATGGGCTTCAAGAAGGTCTACCTGCTTGCCCCCAACTACCAGGCCGGGAAAGACGCCATGGCCGGCTTCAAGCGCTTCTACAAGGGCGAGATCGCAAACGAAGTGTTCACGCAGGTCAACCAGCCCGACTACTCGGTGGAACTGGCGGCGCTGGCGGATGCGAAACCCGACGCCGCCTACGTGTTCTTTCCTGGCGGCATGGGCGTGAACTTCGTCAAGCAATACCGGCAGGCGGGGCTCTTCGGCAAGATCCCGCTGCTGTCGGTGGACACCATCGACGGCGCCACGCTGCCCGCCTTGCAGCAAGACGCGCTGGGCGCGGTGACCAACGTGCCGTATTCGCCCGACCTGGACAACGCCGCCAACAAGGCGTTTGCCGCCGCGTTCCGGCAGAAGTACGGCCGCGAACCGTCCAGCTACGCCGCGCAATCGTTTGACGCGGCCCAACTGATCGGCTCGGCCTTGAAGAAAACAGGCGGCAAGGTTGACGACAAGGATGTGCTGCGCAAAGCGCTGGAAGCCGCCGACTTTGCATCCGTGCGAGGCGAATTCCGCTACCAGCCCAACCACTTCCCGGTGGCCGGATTCTTCCGCGCGGACGTGCAGGCGGACGCCGACGGCAAGGTGGCCTTTGTGAACAAGGGCCCCATCTTTGCGGACCTGTCCAAGGTGTCCGACCAGTACGCCGCCCAATGCGTGATGAAGTAA
- a CDS encoding amidohydrolase family protein, whose translation MIQKIDMHAHFFPPITRQEAAALDPVNAPWLRPDADGTTGQIMAGDREFRPVDATLWDPALRIAQMDRHGVDVQILCATPIMFGYTYPGQAAADWAARMNDLALEHCAHAPSRLKALAQVPLQDLDLACKEASRARAAGHLGVQIGNHVGPRDLDDELLVQFLIHCANNDIPVLVHPWDMMTDGRMKKWMLPWLVAMPAETQLGILSLILSGAFERIPRSLKLCFAHGGGSFAYLLGRVDNAWRHRDIIRQDCPQLPSSYTDRFYTDSAVFDARSLRLLIDVMGEDRVLLGSDYPYPLGEQEVGRLVAHAELVPDVQQKILFRNTMTFFGLTP comes from the coding sequence ATGATTCAGAAAATCGACATGCACGCCCACTTCTTTCCGCCGATCACACGGCAGGAAGCGGCGGCGCTTGACCCGGTCAACGCGCCCTGGCTGCGCCCGGACGCCGACGGCACCACGGGCCAGATCATGGCGGGCGACCGCGAGTTCCGCCCGGTGGACGCCACCTTGTGGGACCCGGCGCTGCGCATTGCGCAGATGGACCGCCACGGCGTGGACGTGCAGATCCTGTGCGCGACGCCCATCATGTTCGGCTACACCTACCCTGGCCAGGCCGCCGCCGATTGGGCCGCCCGCATGAATGACCTGGCCCTGGAGCACTGCGCCCACGCCCCCTCGCGCCTGAAGGCATTGGCGCAAGTGCCGCTGCAAGACCTGGACCTGGCGTGCAAGGAAGCCTCGCGCGCACGCGCCGCCGGCCATCTGGGCGTGCAGATCGGCAACCACGTCGGCCCCCGCGACCTGGACGACGAATTGCTGGTGCAGTTTCTGATTCACTGCGCCAATAACGACATCCCCGTGCTGGTGCATCCCTGGGACATGATGACCGACGGCCGCATGAAGAAATGGATGCTGCCGTGGCTGGTGGCCATGCCCGCTGAAACGCAACTGGGGATTCTGTCGCTGATCCTGTCGGGCGCGTTTGAACGCATTCCCCGCAGCCTGAAGCTGTGCTTCGCGCATGGCGGCGGCAGCTTTGCCTACCTGCTGGGGCGCGTGGACAACGCCTGGCGCCATCGCGACATCATCCGCCAGGACTGTCCGCAATTGCCCTCGTCGTACACCGACCGCTTCTACACGGACAGCGCCGTGTTCGACGCGCGCTCGCTGCGCCTGTTGATCGACGTCATGGGTGAAGACCGCGTGCTGCTGGGGTCCGACTACCCCTATCCGCTGGGCGAGCAGGAGGTGGGCCGCCTGGTGGCGCACGCCGAGCTGGTGCCGGATGTGCAGCAAAAGATTCTGTTCCGCAACACGATGACGTTCTTTGGCCTGACGCCGTAG